In Chelonia mydas isolate rCheMyd1 chromosome 20, rCheMyd1.pri.v2, whole genome shotgun sequence, a single genomic region encodes these proteins:
- the LOC119564795 gene encoding IgGFc-binding protein-like isoform X2, translating into MEDCGNSSQFEVQITGYFAFTSVSVSISNYTDDGARFENKTMVNQGEMVPVRLPESVGVKGTTKFSKVVLVKADKDISVVSVSNKHVSPETTVLYPVSSLGNEHYVVTPSTESFDSYPEFSVITYQETNSVKVHVKGKLRYLTQVYSTGSNLGIKLLSFQGIQLQGIEDVSGTRIVSEKPVAVLVGQVCFCNSTKCNHVFEQLLPVCSWGTTYIIPPLPWPKVNDIVYITASQSTTVLYQQGEQQENVTLTGGNVLQLPVKPSIPVYISANVGIQVVFYRLGAANPNSSHAFLMNVPDVASYCLMYSINEQEGFKNFALMVANTSETGAIILDNQPLRDMEWKPVPGTEFVWGMHTLGRAMRSHAVEHASSPFALLSVGTAAMDSYGIPGSCRKNVTFKCQTETQQIKEQLKRCKDVFQ; encoded by the exons ATGGAGGACTGTGGGAACTCTAGTCAATTTGAAGTGCAAATTACTGGTTACTTTGCCTTCACTTCAGTGTCTGTTTCCATCTCCAATTACACGGATGACGGGGCAAGGTTTGAGAATAAGACTATGGTAAATCAGGGAGAGATGGTGCCAGTCAGGCTAccagagtcagtgggagttaagggCACTACCAAGTTCTCCAAGGTGGTCCTAGTCAAGGCTGACAAAGATATCTCAGTAGTGTCTGTCAGCAACAAACATGTGAGCCCTGAGACCACTGTgctgtatcctgtctccagcttgGGAAATGAACACTACGTAGTGACTCCCTCCACGGAATCCTTCGATAGTTACCCAGAGTTCTCTGTTATAACGTACCAAGAGACCAACTCCGTGAAGGTCCATGTGAAAGGCAAGTTACGTTACCTAACACAGGTTTACTCCACTGGCAGCAACCTGGGAATTAAGCTCCTCAGTTTCCAAGGCATCCAGTTACAAGGCATAGAAGATGTGTCTGGCACCAGGATTGTCTCAGAAAAGCCAGTGGCCGTCTTGGTTGGCCAGGTGTGTTTCTGTAATAGCACAAAATGCAACCACGTCTTTGAGCAGCTCCTACCAGTCTGCAGCTGGGGAACAACATACATCATTCCTCCCTTACCCTGGCCGAAAGTAAATGACATAGTCTatatcactgcttcccagagcacAACTGTGTTGTATCAACAAGGGGAACAGCAAGAGAATGTTACTCTAACAGGAGGCAATGTACTCCAACTTCCTGTCAAGCCCTCAATCCCAGTCTACATCTCTGCTAACGTGGGCATCCAGGTGGTGTTCTACAGACTGGGCGCAGCTAACCCTAATTCCTCCCACGCCTTCCTGATGAATGTTCCAGATGTTGCCAGTTACTGCCTGATGTATTCTATAAATGAGCAGGAGGGCTTCAAGAACTTTGCCTTGATGGTGGCCAATACATCAGAGACTGGTGCCATCATCTTAGACAATCAGCCTCTAAGGGATATGGAGTGGAAGCCAGTCCCTGGCACTGAGTTCGTTTGGGGCATGCATACGCTTGGACGTGCCATGAGATCCCATGCTGTGGAACATGCCAGCTCTCCATTCGCACTCCTGAGTGTTGGCACTGCTGCCATGGACAGCTATGGGATTCCGGGTTCCTGCAGGAAGA ATGTTACCTTTaaatgccagactgagactcaacAGATAAAAGAGCAGTTGAAGAGGTGCAAAGATGTCTTTCAGTAG
- the LOC119564795 gene encoding IgGFc-binding protein-like isoform X1 has protein sequence MACRGFAFPPMFFLLGLFWFLPPASAQTTNRIGKFSGTCQTETLGREFITSFMEDCGNSSQFEVQITGYFAFTSVSVSISNYTDDGARFENKTMVNQGEMVPVRLPESVGVKGTTKFSKVVLVKADKDISVVSVSNKHVSPETTVLYPVSSLGNEHYVVTPSTESFDSYPEFSVITYQETNSVKVHVKGKLRYLTQVYSTGSNLGIKLLSFQGIQLQGIEDVSGTRIVSEKPVAVLVGQVCFCNSTKCNHVFEQLLPVCSWGTTYIIPPLPWPKVNDIVYITASQSTTVLYQQGEQQENVTLTGGNVLQLPVKPSIPVYISANVGIQVVFYRLGAANPNSSHAFLMNVPDVASYCLMYSINEQEGFKNFALMVANTSETGAIILDNQPLRDMEWKPVPGTEFVWGMHTLGRAMRSHAVEHASSPFALLSVGTAAMDSYGIPGSCRKNVTFKCQTETQQIKEQLKRCKDVFQ, from the exons ATGGCATGCCGAGGCTTTGCGTTTCCTCCAA TGTTTTTCCTCCTTGGACTGTTCTGGTTTCTACCACCAGCAAGCGCCCAGACGACAAACAGAATTGGTAAATTCTCAG GCACATGTCAGACTGAGACTCTGGGAAGAGAATTCATCACCTCCTTCATGGAGGACTGTGGGAACTCTAGTCAATTTGAAGTGCAAATTACTGGTTACTTTGCCTTCACTTCAGTGTCTGTTTCCATCTCCAATTACACGGATGACGGGGCAAGGTTTGAGAATAAGACTATGGTAAATCAGGGAGAGATGGTGCCAGTCAGGCTAccagagtcagtgggagttaagggCACTACCAAGTTCTCCAAGGTGGTCCTAGTCAAGGCTGACAAAGATATCTCAGTAGTGTCTGTCAGCAACAAACATGTGAGCCCTGAGACCACTGTgctgtatcctgtctccagcttgGGAAATGAACACTACGTAGTGACTCCCTCCACGGAATCCTTCGATAGTTACCCAGAGTTCTCTGTTATAACGTACCAAGAGACCAACTCCGTGAAGGTCCATGTGAAAGGCAAGTTACGTTACCTAACACAGGTTTACTCCACTGGCAGCAACCTGGGAATTAAGCTCCTCAGTTTCCAAGGCATCCAGTTACAAGGCATAGAAGATGTGTCTGGCACCAGGATTGTCTCAGAAAAGCCAGTGGCCGTCTTGGTTGGCCAGGTGTGTTTCTGTAATAGCACAAAATGCAACCACGTCTTTGAGCAGCTCCTACCAGTCTGCAGCTGGGGAACAACATACATCATTCCTCCCTTACCCTGGCCGAAAGTAAATGACATAGTCTatatcactgcttcccagagcacAACTGTGTTGTATCAACAAGGGGAACAGCAAGAGAATGTTACTCTAACAGGAGGCAATGTACTCCAACTTCCTGTCAAGCCCTCAATCCCAGTCTACATCTCTGCTAACGTGGGCATCCAGGTGGTGTTCTACAGACTGGGCGCAGCTAACCCTAATTCCTCCCACGCCTTCCTGATGAATGTTCCAGATGTTGCCAGTTACTGCCTGATGTATTCTATAAATGAGCAGGAGGGCTTCAAGAACTTTGCCTTGATGGTGGCCAATACATCAGAGACTGGTGCCATCATCTTAGACAATCAGCCTCTAAGGGATATGGAGTGGAAGCCAGTCCCTGGCACTGAGTTCGTTTGGGGCATGCATACGCTTGGACGTGCCATGAGATCCCATGCTGTGGAACATGCCAGCTCTCCATTCGCACTCCTGAGTGTTGGCACTGCTGCCATGGACAGCTATGGGATTCCGGGTTCCTGCAGGAAGA ATGTTACCTTTaaatgccagactgagactcaacAGATAAAAGAGCAGTTGAAGAGGTGCAAAGATGTCTTTCAGTAG